A single genomic interval of Lentimicrobium saccharophilum harbors:
- a CDS encoding dipeptidyl-peptidase 3 family protein produces the protein MKKLVLLTTIAMSLVLAACNQGPKEETPQQDFRFLLEQFADLKIMRYQVPGFDELTPKQKELVYYLSQAAIAGRDILFDQNYKYNLAIRRTLENIVEHYPGDRESDDFRNFMVYTKRVWFSNGIHHHYSKDKFFPEVSPEYFTSLIRETSQGRFPLREGQDMENFIAEIVPVIFDPSIAPKAVSQEAGKDLLLNSACNFYEGVTEKEAEAYYAGLKNNAVKNGADTLVSFGLNSKLVKKNGVITEEVYKMGGLYSEAIQQIVYWLEKAAEVAENEHQRAVIESLVKYYETGDLGIWDEYNVLWVKNLDSHIDFVNGFIENYGDPMGLKATWESVVNFKDVKATQRAETISANAQWFEDHSPVEPRFKKAEVKGVSAKVITAAQLGGDCYPSTPIGINLPNADWIRKEHGSKSVTIENITYAYDQAAIGNGMIEEFAASAEEIELSKNYGSLASNLHTDLHECLGHGSGQLLPGTRGDELKNYGSPLEEARADLFALYYIADPKLMELGLYDNEGVYKAEYNSYIRNGMLTQLTRIEPGKTIEQAHMRCRQLIAAWSYDLGKDKNVIEKFERDGKTYVKVNDYQALRETFGRMLAEIQRIKSEGDYAAGRELIEKYAVQVDQQLHSEILGRFAKLNLAPYGGFINPVFVPVTKDGKIIDVKVEYPEDYTEQMMDYSKNHSFLPTYN, from the coding sequence ATGAAAAAGCTTGTTTTACTAACCACCATTGCCATGAGCCTTGTTTTAGCGGCCTGTAACCAGGGCCCCAAAGAGGAGACCCCACAGCAGGATTTCAGATTCCTGCTGGAACAATTCGCCGACCTGAAAATCATGCGTTACCAGGTTCCCGGATTTGATGAACTCACACCCAAACAGAAAGAACTGGTTTATTATCTCAGCCAGGCAGCCATTGCCGGCCGCGACATTTTGTTTGATCAGAACTACAAATACAACCTGGCCATCCGGCGTACCCTCGAAAACATTGTGGAGCACTACCCCGGCGATCGCGAAAGCGACGATTTCAGGAATTTTATGGTTTATACCAAACGGGTATGGTTCAGCAACGGCATCCATCACCATTACTCCAAAGACAAATTTTTTCCGGAAGTCAGCCCTGAATATTTCACATCGCTGATCCGTGAAACTTCCCAGGGCAGGTTCCCCCTGCGTGAAGGGCAGGATATGGAAAACTTCATTGCCGAAATCGTCCCGGTAATCTTCGATCCGTCCATCGCTCCCAAAGCCGTGAGTCAGGAAGCCGGCAAAGACCTGCTGCTGAATTCAGCCTGTAATTTTTACGAGGGCGTTACCGAAAAGGAGGCCGAGGCTTATTATGCAGGGCTGAAAAACAATGCAGTGAAAAACGGGGCCGACACCCTGGTTTCGTTCGGCCTGAACAGCAAACTGGTAAAGAAAAACGGCGTAATTACCGAAGAGGTTTACAAAATGGGCGGCCTGTACAGCGAGGCCATTCAGCAGATCGTTTACTGGCTTGAAAAAGCCGCTGAAGTTGCAGAAAATGAACACCAGCGGGCGGTAATCGAATCGCTGGTGAAATATTACGAAACCGGCGACCTTGGCATCTGGGACGAATATAATGTGCTGTGGGTAAAGAATCTGGATTCGCATATTGATTTTGTAAACGGATTTATCGAAAATTACGGCGACCCTATGGGCCTGAAAGCCACCTGGGAAAGTGTGGTAAATTTCAAAGACGTAAAAGCCACACAGCGGGCTGAGACCATCAGCGCCAATGCGCAATGGTTTGAAGATCACTCTCCGGTGGAGCCGAGATTCAAAAAAGCCGAAGTAAAGGGTGTTTCAGCCAAAGTAATCACCGCTGCGCAACTGGGCGGCGACTGCTATCCCTCCACCCCCATTGGCATCAATTTGCCGAATGCCGACTGGATCAGGAAGGAACACGGCTCGAAATCGGTGACCATTGAAAACATAACCTATGCTTATGATCAGGCTGCCATCGGCAACGGAATGATTGAGGAATTTGCAGCTTCAGCCGAAGAAATTGAACTTTCAAAAAATTACGGCAGCCTCGCCTCAAATCTGCATACCGATCTGCACGAGTGCCTTGGCCATGGTTCGGGTCAGTTGCTGCCCGGCACCCGCGGCGATGAACTGAAAAACTACGGTTCTCCCCTTGAAGAAGCCCGCGCCGACCTTTTCGCACTTTATTACATTGCCGATCCCAAACTGATGGAACTTGGGCTATACGACAATGAAGGCGTTTACAAAGCCGAATACAACAGCTACATCCGCAACGGCATGCTTACCCAGCTTACCCGCATAGAGCCCGGAAAGACCATTGAACAGGCACATATGCGTTGCCGCCAACTGATAGCCGCCTGGAGCTATGACCTTGGTAAGGACAAAAATGTAATTGAGAAATTTGAACGCGACGGTAAAACTTACGTGAAAGTAAATGATTATCAGGCGCTCAGAGAGACTTTCGGAAGAATGCTTGCCGAAATTCAAAGAATCAAATCGGAAGGAGATTATGCTGCCGGCCGTGAACTGATTGAAAAATATGCCGTGCAGGTTGACCAGCAACTGCACAGCGAAATTCTCGGACGATTCGCTAAACTAAATCTAGCACCATACGGCGGCTTTATCAATCCGGTTTTTGTGCCGGTTACCAAAGACGGAAAAATCATAGATGTGAAGGTGGAGTACCCCGAAGATTATACCGAACAGATGATGGATTATTCAAAAAACCATTCTTTTCTGCCTACCTACAATTAA
- the gcvT gene encoding glycine cleavage system aminomethyltransferase GcvT: MKHTAFTSFHEAMGAKMVPFAGFYMPVQYEGLNAEHETVRKGVGVFDVSHMGEFWVKGPKALEFVQWVTSNDASKLSDGKVQYSCFPNDKGGIVDDLLVYRINAETYLLVVNAANIDKDWAWCNSQNKMGATLYNASGEISQLAIQGPLALKAMQKLTDTPILDMEYYTFKKVTFAGIKDVILSTTGYTGAGGCEIYFANEDAPKIWEAVFAAGAEFGIKPIGLGARDTLRLEMGFCLYGNDINDTTSPIEAGLGWITKFTDEKDFINKAALLKQKTEGVTRKLAGFEMIDKGIPRQHYPILDAEGNTIGEVTSGTQAPSLKVAIGMGYVPAAFAKADTEIFISIRDKSLKAKVVKLPFYKG; this comes from the coding sequence ATGAAACACACTGCATTTACCAGTTTTCATGAGGCAATGGGGGCCAAAATGGTTCCGTTTGCCGGTTTTTATATGCCCGTTCAGTACGAAGGACTGAATGCGGAACACGAAACAGTAAGAAAAGGCGTTGGTGTTTTTGATGTGTCGCACATGGGCGAGTTTTGGGTAAAAGGCCCCAAAGCCCTTGAATTTGTGCAGTGGGTTACTTCAAACGATGCCTCAAAACTCAGCGACGGAAAGGTACAATACAGCTGTTTCCCGAACGACAAAGGCGGAATTGTGGATGACCTGCTTGTTTACCGCATAAATGCCGAAACCTATTTACTGGTTGTTAACGCCGCCAATATCGACAAGGACTGGGCCTGGTGCAACAGCCAGAATAAAATGGGAGCTACCCTTTACAATGCTTCCGGTGAAATCTCGCAGCTGGCAATTCAGGGACCTCTCGCACTGAAAGCCATGCAGAAGCTCACCGATACACCTATTCTTGACATGGAGTATTATACCTTTAAAAAGGTAACTTTTGCCGGAATTAAAGACGTGATCCTCTCCACTACCGGATACACCGGTGCGGGTGGTTGCGAAATCTACTTTGCCAATGAAGATGCTCCGAAAATCTGGGAAGCAGTTTTCGCGGCAGGTGCTGAATTCGGTATTAAACCCATCGGCCTCGGCGCCCGCGATACCCTCCGCCTCGAAATGGGATTCTGCCTCTACGGCAACGACATCAACGATACCACCTCCCCTATTGAAGCCGGGCTTGGATGGATCACAAAATTCACCGACGAAAAGGATTTCATTAACAAAGCCGCCCTGCTGAAACAGAAAACTGAAGGCGTTACCCGCAAACTGGCCGGATTTGAGATGATTGACAAGGGAATTCCCCGTCAGCACTATCCCATTCTGGATGCTGAAGGCAATACCATCGGTGAGGTTACCTCAGGCACTCAGGCTCCATCGCTCAAAGTAGCCATTGGAATGGGTTATGTGCCTGCGGCATTTGCCAAAGCCGATACTGAAATTTTTATCAGTATCCGCGATAAGTCACTGAAAGCTAAAGTAGTGAAGCTGCCCTTCTATAAAGGTTAA
- a CDS encoding 2-phosphosulfolactate phosphatase, with product MRVFFIQSPATMVRNLEVSLSPALYPHRNMSGKHITVVIDILRFTTSLIAAFENGVSAVIPVASLSEAENLSKQGYPVAAERDGLQLPFADFGNSAADFNTDAVRGKTLVYSTTNGTGAMTMAAGNGPVAAAAFANLPAISDWLYTRNENVVILCSGWKNLFSAEDALCAGALTGMLLNLGTWTLNGDEAGLAINLWNLHKDNLKEALTSTSHYRRLIGLGVDPLPDYTVRTGISDVIPVYTGGIIKNINERN from the coding sequence ATGCGGGTCTTTTTCATTCAATCACCTGCAACCATGGTCAGAAACCTGGAAGTAAGCTTAAGCCCTGCACTTTACCCGCACAGAAACATGAGCGGAAAGCATATCACCGTGGTGATTGACATCCTGCGGTTTACCACATCGCTGATCGCTGCATTCGAAAATGGTGTTTCCGCAGTAATTCCGGTCGCATCGCTGAGCGAAGCAGAAAATCTCAGTAAACAGGGATATCCTGTTGCCGCAGAACGCGACGGTTTACAGCTGCCTTTTGCTGATTTCGGAAACTCAGCCGCTGACTTCAACACCGATGCAGTCCGGGGTAAAACACTGGTTTACTCCACCACCAACGGCACCGGGGCAATGACCATGGCTGCCGGAAACGGACCGGTAGCCGCCGCCGCATTTGCCAACCTGCCGGCAATTTCGGATTGGCTTTACACCCGCAACGAAAATGTGGTCATCCTTTGCTCGGGATGGAAAAATCTGTTCAGCGCCGAAGATGCACTCTGCGCCGGTGCGCTGACCGGGATGCTCCTGAATTTGGGGACATGGACTTTAAACGGAGATGAAGCAGGCCTTGCAATTAATCTCTGGAATCTGCACAAAGACAATCTTAAAGAGGCCCTTACCAGTACCAGTCACTACCGGAGACTGATCGGACTGGGTGTCGATCCACTCCCCGACTATACAGTGAGAACCGGAATATCCGATGTAATCCCGGTTTACACCGGAGGTATTATTAAAAATATCAATGAACGGAATTAA